A stretch of Apostichopus japonicus isolate 1M-3 chromosome 9, ASM3797524v1, whole genome shotgun sequence DNA encodes these proteins:
- the LOC139974127 gene encoding uncharacterized protein has protein sequence MDDPEWWKKNPCPQHPDWGLHDISDLDHAKLKLHIDQDENAEREMPIEVNIYRAALEYLDGKGTLFNRSRDSPTEALDFLQQAEDMVTSGESEEAITGYGVVINTFRMWLRPDSSVEATLKELEEKKTQFPQYVAYVTIVHAYILSRLGPRWRKKAISLYEDALRDFPEKPQWLFGLALMIGREARQQRGVRGWSCPLPEDIRDLFEKEKDNLEQVLTIDSQYHLARAYYGQILFNLNSDSREQAEREIEKALHSDPTNSKIRILAAKFYKLNAPFPKAKNMLKELIKDVNLAEVHSQLGFLYRSQSYEKAPMENRFVFYRKALKCFKRAQKLDCCHYPALIGIGEMQANLGNTHEARKIFDDLFMSDFKDKPHQESNEYRALKSAIKLKIFSSLEHSTFSHRIIQLAVGLTADGDHIITVPPSSLDKTNHRCLTTLAKYSTRSGGDSNVTCQAKLKFANANMLLGKIDEAQTEYEKLYDDSTSKGEPPQVEVIFGRGKCYLRSGIQSNGSDCEAWATVIQMAEELNARNSSILSDELYADVYLAKAKFITGGESAELLKRAIQKDSLEACYMYISRQELQENFFNDINIPETLEEVKRVCSVGKPLHTKFTVKLVNGSRFVHNLTAKKNFIQTAVDRVVNYDINITQAIEYPRLQTVLAHLRDLRECRMKYELELRRSRENNKWGKEYEKRFFDVVKHVQSLLDKCISACQGLVVTNPPRNSSFKVVFDCTDGKVDKKQCTEDLKPWARKQVKLPEYLLGEIAKIQPMYDKKNMWLRAIQELGNWHKHSNARCDIGETFIIKVDSDPKFATLKTDDIVKDSCKGVVSLVVDLLKTCCEKSSEAAAVAGAP, from the exons ATGGATGATCCAGAATGGTGGAAGAAAAATCCATGTCCGCAACACCCAGACTGGGGTCTCCATGATATCTCCGACCTTGACCATGCGAAACTGAAACTTCACATTGACCAAGATGAAAATGCTGAAAGGGAGATGCCAATCGAGGTGAATATCTATCGAGCCGCTCTCGAGTACCTAGACGGGAAAGGAACTCTATTTAATCGGTCGCGAGACAGTCCTACCGAGGCTCTAGATTTCTTACAGCAAGCCGAGGACATGGTCACTTCAGGCGAGTCGGAAGAAGCGATAACTGGATACGGCGTAGTTATTAACACATTTCGCATGTGGTTACGACCTGATTCGTCGGTTGAGGCAACGTTGAAGGAgttggaagaaaagaaaacacaattcCCTCAGTACGTCGCTTACGTGACTATTGTTCATGCATATATACTTTCACGGTTAGGGCCAAGATGGAGAAAAAAAGCCATAAGTTTGTATGAAGATGCACTACGTGATTTCCCTGAAAAACCCCAATGGTTATTTGGTTTAGCACTGATGATTGGAAGGGAGGCCCGTCAACAGCGTGGAGTTAGAGGTTGGAGTTGTCCTTTACCTGAAGATATTAGGGATCTTTTTGAGAAGGAAAAAGATAACTTGGAGCAAGTGTTAACGATCGATTCACAATACCATCTTGCAAGAGCATATTATGGTCAAATATTGTTTAACTTGAACAGTGATTCTCGTGAACAAGCAGAACGTGAAATTGAAAAGGCTTTACATTCGGATCCTACAAATAGCAAAATCCGTATTTTAGCAGCTAAATTCTATAAGCTAAATGCCCCATTTCCAAAAGCAAAAAATATGTTGAAGGAACTGATCAAAGACGTAAACCTTGCAGAGGTTCATTCTCAGTTAGGTTTTCTCTACCGTTCTCAATCATATGAAAAAGCCCCGATGGAGAATCGTTTCGTGTTTTATCGAAAGGCACTGAAATGTTTTAAGAGAGCACAGAAGTTAGATTGTTGTCATTATCCTGCTTTAATAGGAATTGGTGAAATGCAGGCAAACTTGGGTAATACTCATGAAGCACGTAAGATATTCGACGATCTGTTTATGAGTGATTTTAAAGACAAGCCTCATCAAGAATCCAACGAGTACAGAGCTCTTAAATCAGCTATCAAGCTTAAGATCTTTTCGTCTCTTGAACACAGTACTTTCTCTCACAGGATCATTCAACTTGCCGTTGGCTTAACAGCTGATGGCGATCATATCATAACAGTCCCGCCTTCCTCTCTCGATAAGACTAACCATCGATGTCTTACTACTTTAGCGAAATATAGCACGCGAAGTGGTGGAGATTCAAACGTGACTTGTCAAGCAAAACTTAAGTTTGCGAACGCAAATATGTTGCTAGGGAAAATTGATGAAGCACAAACAGAATATGAAAAGTTGTATGACGACAGTACCTCTAAAGGTGAACCTCCACAAGTCGAGGTAATTTTTGGTCGAGGAAAGTGCTATTTGAGAAGTGGAATTCAGTCAAATGGAAGTGATTGCGAAGCATGGGCAACTGTCATCCAAATGGCAGAAGAGTTAAATGCCAGAAATTCAAGCATCCTCTCGGATGAATTATATGCAGATGTTTATTTGGCTAAGGCAAAGTTTATCACTGGAGGTGAATCTGCGGAACTACTAAAGCGGGCAATTCAAAAGGACAGCCTAGAGGCGTGTTATATGTACATATCTCGGCAAGAACTGCAAGAAAACTTCTTCAACGACATCAACATCCCTGAAACACTAGAGGAGGTCAAGAGGGTTTGCAGCGTTGGAAAACCATTGCACACTAAGTTCACTGTTAAACTTGTTAATGGTTCGAGATTTGTCCATAACTTGACAGCTAAGAAAAACTTTATTCAAACAGCAGTTGACAGAGTAGTCAACTATGACATTAACATTACACAAGCCATAGAATACCCGAGACTCCAAACAGTTCTGGCCCATCTGAGAGATTTACGCGAATGCCGTATGAAGTATGAACTGGAACTCCGTCGAAGTAGAGAAAACAACAAGTGGGGAAAAGAGTATGAGAAAAGATTCTTTGATGTTGTAAAACATGTGCAGTCACTTCTAGATAAGTGCATATCAGCATGTCAG GGCCTCGTGGTGACTAATCCACCTCGAAATTCGTCGTTTAAAGTAGTATTTGACTGCACAGACGGGAAAGTCGATAAGAAACAGTGTACTGAGGACCTGAAACCATGGGCAAGAAAGCAAGTCAAATTGCCCGAATACCTACTGGGGGAGATCGCTAAG attCAACCAATGTAcgacaagaaaaatatgtggcTGAGGGCAATTCAGGAATTAGGAAACTGGCATAAGCACAGTAACGCACGTTGCGACATAGGGGAgacatttatcatcaaagtcgATTCGGATCCGAAATTTGCTACTCTAAAAACTGACGACATTGTCAAAGACAGCTGCAAAGGTGTGGTGAGTCTGGTAGTGGATTTACTTAAAACTTGTTGCGAGAAGTCCTCGGAAGCTGCAGCAGTTGCTGGAGCTCCATAG
- the LOC139974130 gene encoding uncharacterized protein gives MKMFQVKPFSFFIWIPCFWCFQDVIAFNSNHDVTRGIDNDASFFFYQHPDYLRDCWDMQARCTSNTSSGVFLIKPDGYWEPFQVYCDNPVNSKGWTIIQRRFDGAIDFNRDWDSYKSGFGFLNQEFWLGNEKLSFLTNQKRYEIMIEMTTASGSVIEISYDDFRISDNLGNYSIVHLGKYSASTDVITWCQHNMIIENCENACQRTCETPGDCQEDSCVRSNGCVCPHGFLMNGSDCVPQEQCGCYVSDDRTVIPEGGFYVTSGCRRKGVCTNGQIDWEEDYACSPNAVCDIRNDIRQCFCDESYIGDGQICNVPPKDCAEVYDAGSRTSGIYKIRPTGWTGSAFDVFCNMTDGGGWTVFQRRQDGSVDFFLLWASYKEGFGNLSTEFWIGNDKLYYLTNQKRYEIRIDLVNREYNSYYGKFDFFRINDESDNYRLSGLGTYSGTVDERSSPGGDFLRYHLNHEFSTRDRDNDAYSYNCADYYRAGWWYNKCHYSNLNGDYNAYLDSYSGIACYYIPGPNYNIKYSEMKIRPV, from the exons atgaaaatgtttcagGTGaagccattttcttttttcatttggaTCCCATGTTTCTGGTGTTTTCAAGATGTG ATCGCCTTTAATTCTAACCATGATGTAACGAGGGGAATAGACAATG ACGCGtcgtttttcttttaccaacATCCCGATTACCTAAGAGATTGCTGGGATATGCAGGCACGATGTACATCCAATACCTCTAGTGGTGTCTTCTTGATCAAACCAGATGGTTATTGGGAACCGTTTCAGGTTTACTGCGACAATCCAGTCAATTCCAAAGGTTGGACG ATTATACAGCGTCGCTTCGACGGGGCCATTGATTTTAACCGAGATTGGGACAGTTACAAGTCTGGCTTTGGCTTCCTAAATCAGGAATTTTGGCTTGGTAATGAGAAACTATCTTTCTTGACGAATCagaaaagatatgaaattaTGATTGAGATGACCACAGCAAGTGGCTCCGTAATTGAAATTTCTTACGACGATTTTCGCATAAGTGACAATTTGGGAAACTACAGCATAGTTCACCTTGGAAAATATTCTGCCTCAACTG ATGTCATAACATGGTGTCAACACAACATGATCATTGAAAACTGTGAAAACGCCTGCCAGAGAACATGTGAAACCCCAGGAGATTGCCAGGAAGATAGCTGTGTTAGAAGCAACGGATGTGTCTGTCCACATGGATTCTTGATGAATGGATCTGATTGTGTACCCCAAGAACAGTGTGGATGTTATGTATCAGACGATCGAACAGTTATACCA GAAGGTGGTTTTTACGTGACATCTGGATGCAGAAGAAAGGGTGTTTGTACCAACGGTCAGATCGACTGGGAGGAAGACTATGCTTGCAGTCCCAACGCGGTTTGTGACATCAGGAACGATATAAGGCAATGCTTTTGTGATGAGAGTTACATAGGAGATGGCCAAATATGCAACGTACCGCCTAAAGATTGTGCGGAAGTTTACGATGCTGGATCGAGAACTAGCGGTATCTATAAAATAAGACCAACTGGATGGACCGGGTCTGCATTCGATGTCTTCTGTAACATGAcagacggaggaggatggacg GTGTTCCAGCGTCGACAAGATGGTAGTGTCGACTTCTTCCTGTTGTGGGCCAGCTATAAGGAAGGGTTCGGCAACCTTAGCACTGAATTCTGGATTGGAAATGACAAACTCTATTATTTGACAAACCAAAAGAGATATGAAATCCGAATTGATTTAGTGAATAGAGAGTATAATTCGTACTACGGCAAGTTTGATTTCTTCCGCATCAATGATGAGAGTGATAACTACCGACTATCGGGTCTCGGTACTTACAGTGGAACCGTAG ATGAGAGGAGCAGCCCGGGTGGAGACTTCTTGCGTTATCACCTGAACCACGAGTTCAGTACACGAGACAGAGACAACGATGCTTATAGTTATAACTGTGCCGATTATTATCGCGCCGGATGGTGGTACAATAAATGCCATTATTCAAACTTGAACGGTGACTACAACGCTTATTTAGACAGTTATTCAGGCATTGCTTGTTATTACATACCTGGACCAAATTATAACATCAAATACAGCGAGATGAAGATACGTCCTGTGTAG